One region of Termitidicoccus mucosus genomic DNA includes:
- a CDS encoding response regulator transcription factor, which yields MNEIHSSGGPSSGGAVAVIRDFFRDGSSKRVIFIGKWHDALGTVFYISFINRLSRPLKMGRTKGMNISVNKSQAKEGGAPGGVGGGQGAGHGASGGGQGASSGRGRRWRVAVADDHRVIRDGIAALLRGYQGFEYAGEASSGTELAGLVERAEPDVLVTDLSMPGSPGMEFLRGLREKRPEMFIVVLTMHATLLAMQEAFEAGAHAFVAKDDSFEDFIKILRRVCAGEKCVRSRTLEELGESERAPQLTAREREVLELMTRGFSSKEIGSRLGISQRTVEIHRGNLFQKFKVTKVTELVALGLASGVVPMTPATLRDHLSGL from the coding sequence TTGAACGAGATCCACTCTTCTGGAGGGCCGAGCTCCGGCGGGGCCGTCGCGGTTATACGCGATTTTTTCCGCGACGGCTCCAGCAAAAGGGTGATTTTCATTGGGAAATGGCATGATGCTTTAGGTACAGTGTTTTACATCTCTTTTATTAATCGCTTGTCTCGCCCGCTCAAAATGGGAAGAACCAAGGGGATGAATATTTCAGTCAACAAGTCCCAAGCGAAAGAGGGTGGGGCGCCGGGCGGAGTCGGAGGGGGGCAGGGTGCGGGGCATGGTGCTTCAGGCGGCGGCCAAGGCGCTTCGTCCGGGCGCGGGCGGCGGTGGCGGGTGGCGGTCGCGGACGATCACCGGGTGATTCGCGACGGGATCGCGGCCCTGCTGCGAGGGTATCAGGGTTTCGAATACGCTGGCGAGGCGAGCAGCGGGACGGAGCTGGCCGGACTGGTGGAGCGGGCGGAGCCCGATGTGCTGGTGACGGATTTGAGCATGCCGGGAAGCCCGGGGATGGAGTTTTTGCGGGGGTTGCGGGAGAAGCGTCCGGAGATGTTCATCGTGGTGCTGACGATGCACGCGACATTGCTGGCCATGCAGGAGGCGTTTGAGGCGGGGGCGCATGCGTTCGTGGCCAAGGACGATTCGTTTGAGGATTTCATAAAAATCCTCCGGCGCGTGTGCGCGGGGGAAAAATGCGTGCGCAGCCGGACGCTGGAGGAGTTGGGCGAGTCGGAGCGGGCTCCGCAACTGACCGCGCGGGAGCGCGAGGTGCTGGAGTTGATGACCCGGGGGTTTTCGAGCAAGGAAATCGGCTCGCGGCTGGGGATCAGCCAGCGGACGGTGGAGATTCACCGGGGCAACCTGTTCCAAAAATTCAAGGTTACCAAGGTCACCGAGCTGGTGGCGCTGGGCCTGGCGTCGGGCGTGGTGCCGATGACCCCGGCGACGCTGCGCGATCATTTGTCGGGCCTGTAG
- a CDS encoding Abi family protein gives MIYNKRPLTLEQQADQLIARGLIASRETLIRRLRVVNYYRLSGYLHPFRVRDAHNKPTDRFEPGTDFNIIWRRYNFDRRLRTLLIDAIERLEVAVRSRLVYHFVHSTNSAGIQIGPFGHLDPLNLLGFKTRPFLKKLTRNLKRLLKFKGFELSEHDAWLAKLQNERQRATDTFVKHFSQTYGDCHDYLPLWMACELMTCETALQFAHGLDPSIVKKAAADFGFPDQQLLSWTKAIFTLRNACAHHARVWNRVIGVKPSVPGKNKNPQWHLAPGFAPDRVGLMLTVCQFWLGKISVTSHWKQRLFALFDEFPEIPLADMGLPQNWRSHPLWR, from the coding sequence GTGATCTATAACAAAAGACCACTCACGCTCGAACAGCAGGCCGATCAGCTTATTGCAAGAGGCTTGATCGCCAGCCGAGAGACTCTTATCCGACGCCTCAGAGTGGTAAATTACTACCGCTTGTCCGGTTATCTTCATCCTTTCCGCGTTCGCGACGCTCACAACAAACCAACCGACCGTTTCGAACCCGGCACAGACTTCAACATCATCTGGCGACGCTACAACTTCGATCGTCGCCTGCGCACCCTTCTGATTGATGCCATCGAACGCCTTGAGGTCGCCGTGCGTTCCCGGCTCGTTTACCACTTTGTTCATTCAACCAATTCAGCCGGTATTCAAATCGGCCCCTTCGGCCACCTTGATCCACTCAATCTGCTCGGCTTCAAAACGCGCCCTTTCCTGAAAAAACTGACGCGAAATCTGAAACGCCTCCTCAAGTTCAAAGGCTTTGAACTGTCCGAACATGACGCATGGCTGGCAAAGCTGCAAAATGAACGCCAACGAGCCACCGACACATTCGTCAAACACTTTTCCCAAACCTATGGAGATTGCCACGACTACCTGCCCCTGTGGATGGCCTGCGAATTGATGACCTGCGAAACCGCACTCCAATTCGCCCACGGCCTCGATCCTTCCATTGTCAAAAAGGCCGCAGCCGACTTTGGCTTTCCTGATCAACAATTGCTTTCTTGGACCAAGGCGATCTTCACCCTGCGCAATGCCTGCGCCCATCATGCCCGGGTCTGGAACCGGGTCATCGGCGTTAAACCATCCGTGCCGGGCAAAAACAAAAACCCGCAATGGCATCTCGCGCCAGGCTTTGCCCCCGACCGCGTCGGGCTTATGCTCACCGTCTGCCAATTCTGGCTGGGAAAAATCAGTGTTACCAGCCACTGGAAGCAGCGCCTTTTTGCCCTCTTTGATGAATTTCCTGAGATTCCTCTTGCAGATATGGGCTTGCCCCAAAACTGGCGCTCCCATCCTCTCTGGCGCTAG
- a CDS encoding FkbM family methyltransferase: MPAPILLPYSRKIIRPVFFEAPEPLETRPAHMHPKNPPKFGHHAPGCFLRALLRLAQNAPQNWLGQQFAQSVRKIVTHCARLPIDVEVGPVRMRCPITDNNSERKFIFMPWRFDRIERQLLARTLPRDGCFLDIGANVGIYTLTTAAHLGPSGRIVAVEPNPPALGRLRFNIDATREGCREWPEITVLGVGVSDVAGEFELRLDPANLGGSSLVPCEGAAPAQNPNPPGHVRVPCKPLLTILKELDIRRVHAIKIDIEGAEDMALTPYLEAAPDNLLADVIIIENSERQWRRDLPGALAQKGYRPQLRTRMNTVYRRSA, from the coding sequence GTGCCCGCCCCCATTCTCCTCCCCTATTCCCGCAAAATCATCCGCCCCGTCTTCTTCGAGGCGCCGGAACCCCTTGAAACACGCCCCGCCCACATGCATCCCAAAAATCCGCCCAAGTTCGGCCATCACGCCCCCGGATGCTTCCTGCGCGCCCTGCTGCGCCTCGCGCAAAACGCGCCGCAAAACTGGCTCGGCCAGCAATTCGCCCAGTCGGTGCGCAAAATCGTCACCCACTGCGCCCGGCTCCCGATCGATGTCGAGGTCGGCCCGGTAAGAATGCGATGCCCGATAACGGACAACAATTCCGAGCGGAAATTCATATTCATGCCCTGGCGCTTCGACCGGATCGAACGCCAGCTTCTGGCCCGAACCCTGCCGCGCGACGGCTGCTTTCTGGACATCGGCGCGAATGTCGGGATATATACGCTCACGACGGCCGCGCACCTCGGCCCAAGCGGACGCATCGTGGCCGTCGAGCCCAACCCGCCCGCCCTCGGGCGTTTGCGCTTTAATATCGATGCCACCAGGGAGGGATGCCGGGAATGGCCTGAAATCACCGTCCTCGGCGTCGGCGTCAGCGATGTCGCCGGGGAGTTTGAATTGCGCCTGGACCCGGCAAATCTCGGCGGCAGCAGCCTCGTCCCTTGTGAGGGCGCGGCGCCGGCTCAAAATCCCAATCCGCCCGGCCATGTCCGCGTGCCATGCAAACCCCTGCTCACCATATTAAAAGAGCTCGATATCCGCCGGGTACACGCGATCAAGATCGATATCGAGGGCGCCGAGGACATGGCATTGACACCCTACCTCGAAGCCGCCCCGGACAATTTGCTGGCGGATGTCATAATCATCGAAAACTCGGAGCGCCAGTGGCGGCGCGACCTGCCCGGCGCGCTGGCCCAAAAAGGCTACCGCCCGCAACTGCGCACCCGCATGAACACCGTGTATCGCCGGAGCGCCTGA
- a CDS encoding helix-turn-helix transcriptional regulator has translation MAASKDTRTPAQIQLARQLGAVLRDVRNKAALNQEELAWRCEIHRAYMGFIEQGRYSITVAMLVQVCEQLGIKPSAVLRRIGL, from the coding sequence TTGGCCGCGTCAAAAGACACCCGCACTCCTGCGCAAATCCAGCTGGCAAGACAGTTGGGCGCCGTGCTGCGCGATGTGCGGAACAAGGCGGCCTTGAACCAGGAAGAGCTGGCTTGGCGATGCGAGATTCATCGCGCCTACATGGGTTTCATCGAGCAGGGCCGCTACAGCATCACCGTGGCCATGCTCGTGCAGGTTTGCGAGCAGCTGGGCATCAAGCCTTCCGCTGTCCTGAGGCGCATCGGCCTTTAG
- a CDS encoding sensor histidine kinase: MRLLPRRLFSTSLPAAGDLPPGVDEARSGRRWWWAFCAGSFLMTAGSVWGQRETGVLHNFFFWPPSGMALGVALLHGWRAYAWTLAGGALGLLCMLAPGQAAFYFISDVMIVVPGCWLVRQSWPQSPRYVPGVRFLSILFLMGGVIPCGVMAPLVWHFVMRHSFPLVDFHLGFLSWWLGGCISVVVFTPVMLLLQSSFRSEGFRSWRSMLLALAQIGACLYLSVLVLGRDEAHPILTMTVLIVLGGLIAAWGKTTGVILANLALLTVAVAAQSQFPELETASFSAARVYFHAILLESMTVSLLIAGGFYDYRRADQVLHGLAGHMLTVQESERRRISADLHDGASQLIAGAGMRVAAALAALRVAKVPAPVISDMESAARELSGALKELRRTVAGLRPEMLDRAKFADVVADFCAQAGRRFGASIIFRNEARACGEQLPIEIREHLFRLVQEAVSNAIQHGRAEQVRVTLAPAPGRPDWLEMRIADNGRGFDTTAHERMDRLHLGLRTMAERARLMQGTLRIDSQPGHGAVATARVPIHPSSGGQIAS; encoded by the coding sequence ATGCGTCTGCTCCCGCGCCGTCTTTTTTCGACATCCCTGCCCGCCGCCGGTGACCTGCCGCCGGGCGTGGACGAGGCGCGGTCGGGGCGGCGGTGGTGGTGGGCGTTTTGCGCGGGTTCGTTTTTGATGACGGCGGGCTCGGTCTGGGGGCAGCGGGAGACGGGGGTGCTGCACAACTTCTTCTTCTGGCCGCCGAGCGGGATGGCGCTGGGCGTGGCGCTGTTGCATGGCTGGCGGGCGTATGCGTGGACGCTGGCCGGCGGGGCGCTGGGGTTGCTGTGCATGCTGGCGCCGGGGCAGGCGGCGTTTTATTTTATCTCGGATGTGATGATCGTCGTGCCGGGCTGCTGGCTGGTGCGGCAGAGCTGGCCGCAGAGCCCGCGCTATGTGCCGGGGGTGCGTTTCCTGAGCATTTTGTTTTTGATGGGCGGGGTGATTCCGTGCGGGGTGATGGCTCCGCTGGTGTGGCATTTTGTGATGCGGCACAGCTTTCCGCTGGTGGATTTCCATCTGGGGTTCTTGTCGTGGTGGCTGGGCGGGTGCATCAGCGTGGTGGTGTTCACGCCGGTGATGCTGTTGTTGCAGTCATCGTTCCGGTCGGAGGGGTTCAGGTCGTGGAGATCGATGCTGCTGGCGCTGGCGCAGATCGGAGCGTGTTTGTATCTGTCCGTGCTGGTGCTGGGGCGGGATGAGGCGCACCCGATTTTGACCATGACCGTGCTGATCGTGCTGGGGGGGCTGATAGCGGCTTGGGGCAAGACGACGGGGGTGATTCTGGCGAATCTGGCTTTGCTGACGGTGGCGGTGGCGGCGCAGTCGCAGTTTCCGGAATTGGAGACGGCGTCATTCTCGGCGGCGCGGGTGTATTTCCACGCGATTTTGCTGGAGTCGATGACGGTCTCGTTGCTGATCGCGGGGGGATTTTATGACTACCGGCGCGCGGACCAAGTCTTGCACGGGCTGGCGGGGCACATGCTCACGGTGCAGGAGAGCGAGCGGCGGAGAATTTCGGCGGATTTGCACGACGGGGCCAGCCAGTTGATCGCGGGGGCGGGGATGCGGGTGGCGGCGGCGCTGGCGGCGTTGCGGGTGGCGAAAGTGCCGGCGCCCGTGATTTCGGACATGGAGTCGGCGGCGCGGGAGCTTTCGGGGGCGCTCAAGGAGTTGCGGCGCACGGTGGCGGGGTTGCGTCCGGAGATGCTGGACCGGGCAAAGTTTGCCGATGTGGTGGCCGATTTTTGCGCGCAGGCCGGGCGGCGTTTCGGTGCGTCCATTATCTTTCGAAACGAGGCGCGCGCCTGCGGGGAGCAGCTTCCGATCGAGATACGCGAGCATCTTTTCCGGCTCGTGCAGGAGGCGGTTTCCAATGCCATCCAGCATGGGCGGGCGGAGCAGGTGAGGGTGACTCTCGCCCCGGCACCCGGGCGTCCGGACTGGCTGGAGATGCGCATCGCGGACAACGGGCGGGGCTTCGACACCACCGCGCACGAGCGGATGGACCGTCTGCACCTGGGGCTTCGCACGATGGCGGAGCGCGCGCGCCTGATGCAAGGGACGCTGCGGATCGACTCGCAACCGGGCCATGGTGCGGTTGCGACGGCGCGGGTTCCGATACATCCTTCCTCCGGCGGCCAGATCGCATCGTGA
- a CDS encoding helix-turn-helix domain-containing protein, translating into MNSASPTTPVPALQHPSLTDINGLRLGGIFPAGREPSVRTLREWTRTRRIPYHRVGHFVYYDLAEVSAHIRTRLLVPARK; encoded by the coding sequence ATGAACTCCGCGTCACCGACAACACCAGTCCCCGCCTTGCAGCATCCATCGCTCACCGACATCAACGGCCTGCGCCTCGGCGGGATTTTCCCGGCCGGACGCGAGCCGTCCGTCCGCACGTTGCGCGAATGGACGCGCACCCGCCGCATCCCGTATCATCGTGTCGGGCACTTTGTATATTACGACCTCGCCGAGGTCTCTGCGCATATTCGCACCAGGCTGCTCGTGCCCGCTCGCAAATAA
- a CDS encoding PIN domain-containing protein: MKWLLDNNVLLSAIDAGHLHHAVSRAWLDAHKADGWCVTVETYLGVIRALMNTSIMRGRPLKTRAAVDAVTTEVLGGGTPGQIVHAEPSAAFLYKAQGHGQIMDFHLVTVASAQGARVVTRDNGILTAFPAFSHYPKSD, encoded by the coding sequence GTGAAGTGGCTTTTGGACAACAATGTCCTTCTCTCCGCCATCGATGCCGGGCACTTGCACCACGCGGTCTCCCGCGCTTGGCTGGACGCGCACAAGGCGGACGGCTGGTGCGTCACGGTGGAGACGTATCTCGGCGTCATCCGCGCTCTCATGAACACGTCCATCATGAGAGGCCGCCCGCTGAAAACCCGGGCCGCGGTGGACGCCGTGACGACTGAGGTTTTGGGCGGCGGGACGCCCGGGCAAATCGTCCATGCCGAGCCGTCCGCCGCCTTTCTCTACAAGGCGCAGGGCCACGGGCAAATCATGGACTTTCATCTCGTAACGGTGGCGTCCGCGCAAGGCGCCCGGGTGGTCACACGGGACAACGGCATTCTGACGGCGTTTCCCGCGTTTTCACATTACCCGAAGTCCGACTGA
- a CDS encoding caspase family protein, translated as MNPITASNFPGGHALVIAIAAYPKVPPLPAAVVHDAREIAAVLTSPAHCGYLPQNVTQLLDGQATLDAVRRELATLATHTHPQDTVVIFFSGHGARLGVAPAEESALVPFDCTPLDLTATTLSEVEFSAALAAIPAQRLVVLIDACHSAGAGRFKAAAEVPDMDLGFTEKSLVRLAIGRGRVLIASSRASETSLVLGGAKNSLFTEHLVAALRGGAHTQGDGLIRIFDIFNYVAEKVRGAAPGLQHPVFKASDLEDNFPLALDRGGQKTLADQTIGANPSDPWQRLEKVLAELYPTGPQDQEIWARAGGDLSRLRLNGTGRANWFAALKVLRQGGGGDTITRRTLVQAALEEFPHHPDLLGF; from the coding sequence ATGAATCCAATAACGGCATCCAATTTCCCAGGCGGACATGCATTGGTGATAGCAATCGCGGCTTACCCGAAGGTCCCTCCACTTCCGGCAGCGGTGGTTCACGATGCGCGCGAGATCGCCGCAGTGCTTACCTCCCCCGCACACTGCGGATACCTCCCACAGAACGTAACCCAGTTGCTGGATGGTCAGGCGACACTCGACGCGGTCCGCCGCGAACTGGCTACTCTGGCGACCCACACCCACCCTCAAGATACTGTGGTGATCTTTTTTTCCGGCCACGGCGCGCGACTCGGAGTGGCACCGGCTGAGGAAAGTGCACTTGTCCCTTTCGACTGTACCCCCTTGGACTTAACAGCAACCACACTCTCCGAAGTAGAGTTCTCCGCCGCCTTGGCGGCCATTCCCGCCCAGCGCCTGGTGGTCCTGATCGACGCCTGTCATTCAGCCGGCGCGGGTCGGTTCAAGGCCGCCGCTGAAGTTCCCGATATGGACTTGGGATTTACCGAAAAGTCCTTGGTCCGTTTGGCGATTGGAAGGGGCCGCGTCTTGATCGCGTCCTCTCGGGCATCGGAAACTTCTCTTGTGCTCGGCGGCGCAAAAAACAGCCTTTTCACCGAACACTTGGTAGCTGCCTTGCGCGGCGGTGCGCACACACAAGGCGACGGGTTGATCCGGATTTTTGATATCTTCAACTATGTTGCCGAAAAGGTTCGAGGAGCTGCCCCCGGGCTCCAGCATCCCGTTTTCAAGGCAAGCGACTTGGAAGATAATTTCCCATTAGCCCTTGATCGTGGTGGTCAGAAGACCTTGGCAGACCAGACCATTGGAGCTAACCCAAGCGACCCGTGGCAGCGTCTGGAAAAAGTTCTCGCCGAGCTTTATCCGACTGGCCCGCAGGATCAGGAAATTTGGGCGCGTGCCGGCGGCGATCTGTCGCGACTGCGCCTTAACGGAACCGGCCGTGCCAATTGGTTCGCAGCATTGAAAGTTTTACGCCAAGGCGGAGGCGGCGATACGATTACTCGCCGAACTCTTGTCCAAGCCGCATTGGAAGAGTTTCCCCATCATCCTGATCTTCTTGGGTTTTAA
- a CDS encoding SDR family NAD(P)-dependent oxidoreductase, translating to MDLGLKDKLALITASSGGIGFEIAQALAREGTHIIINGRNQSSVDIAIQTIKKQQPDAVLHPLVADNGTALGTQETITNFPDVDILVNNLGVYEFVGFFEETDGDWLRLFEINILSGVRLSRHYLRRMLDKKWGRVLFISSEQAVNPWLRIPHYIATKAMQLSIARSLADLTKGSAVTVNAVLPGTARSDGVKKLVRKLYPTMSPEEAERQFLTDNRRKHSPDDLLDPREIASLAVFLCSTTAASTNGASYRADGNVIAA from the coding sequence ATGGACTTAGGACTCAAGGACAAACTGGCTCTGATAACAGCATCCTCAGGCGGTATCGGTTTTGAAATCGCCCAGGCGCTCGCCCGCGAGGGCACCCATATCATCATTAATGGGCGCAACCAATCCAGCGTCGATATTGCCATCCAAACCATAAAGAAACAGCAACCCGATGCGGTGCTGCATCCTCTCGTCGCCGACAATGGGACGGCGCTGGGCACGCAGGAAACAATAACGAATTTTCCCGATGTCGACATACTGGTCAACAACCTCGGGGTGTATGAATTCGTGGGATTCTTCGAAGAGACGGACGGTGACTGGTTGCGCCTTTTTGAAATAAACATCCTCAGCGGAGTGCGGCTCAGCCGCCATTATCTCCGCCGCATGCTGGATAAAAAATGGGGGCGCGTCCTTTTTATATCGAGCGAACAGGCGGTGAACCCCTGGCTGCGCATCCCGCATTATATAGCGACCAAGGCGATGCAGCTTTCCATCGCCCGGAGCCTGGCGGACTTGACGAAAGGCTCGGCTGTGACCGTCAACGCGGTGCTGCCCGGCACGGCGCGTTCGGACGGCGTGAAAAAGCTCGTGCGGAAGCTTTACCCGACCATGTCCCCCGAGGAGGCGGAAAGGCAGTTTCTCACGGACAACCGCCGCAAACACTCGCCCGACGATTTACTCGACCCGCGGGAAATCGCCAGCCTCGCGGTGTTTCTTTGCAGCACCACGGCCGCAAGCACCAACGGGGCATCCTACAGGGCGGACGGCAACGTGATCGCCGCCTGA
- a CDS encoding type II toxin-antitoxin system VapC family toxin — protein sequence MKIYADTSFLASLYNDKDTRHGEAVTIAQAWTKPPRLPLTPFGMLELRNVLSRLQHKGQLRPGDARMCEQFVKEDLRDGILEPRPLRAYEWMEAAMDVTARVTPLTGTRTLDAMHIALAKLNGAKTFLSFDANQRKAAQASGFALLPA from the coding sequence ATGAAAATCTATGCGGACACCTCATTTCTGGCATCTCTTTACAACGACAAGGACACCCGGCACGGTGAGGCCGTGACCATCGCGCAGGCTTGGACAAAGCCGCCGCGATTGCCGCTCACACCGTTTGGGATGCTGGAATTGCGCAACGTGCTCTCACGCCTGCAACACAAAGGGCAGTTGCGCCCCGGCGACGCCCGTATGTGCGAGCAATTCGTGAAGGAAGACTTGCGGGACGGCATCCTTGAACCGCGCCCGCTCCGCGCCTATGAGTGGATGGAGGCCGCGATGGACGTGACGGCCAGGGTGACGCCGCTCACCGGCACGCGCACGCTGGACGCCATGCATATCGCGCTGGCGAAGCTCAACGGGGCGAAGACGTTCCTGTCTTTCGACGCCAACCAGCGCAAGGCCGCGCAGGCGTCCGGCTTCGCATTATTGCCGGCTTGA
- a CDS encoding ISL3 family transposase: MTPEALFHQLLGLGEEWRVSRCEFDAVEGEVRLWVDELPKFWEEEGARQKQEVRLYDHVGEIEWRHLNVFEHRCVLRCRVPRGQRRDGSVYRVQPPWQGLCKHFTKAFEAMALLLLREMPVAATARRLGEHDTRLWRLLHAHVAATYPKLDFSGVTCVGCDELSARKGRRYVSVFCDLIGRRVLFACAGRDAGAWEKFVRSLGEHNGHHRAITRVSIDMCPAYMKGIAQNIGTQAQVIFDKFHVIAKANGAVDEARREEQKLCDERQRELLKDARWVLLKNEDNLSARQKRQYQGLLKSTLGTLKAYQMRIALQKIYQLACAARARRKLRAWCRWVRWSAGKYHPPILADMVKCAGMVERHLEGILAHWEGHITNAFMEGLNSVFSAVKRKARGFRSVDNLVVMLYFHAANLSNPTSH; encoded by the coding sequence ATGACACCCGAAGCATTATTTCATCAGTTGCTGGGATTGGGGGAGGAGTGGCGGGTGAGCCGCTGCGAGTTTGACGCCGTGGAAGGCGAGGTGCGCTTGTGGGTCGATGAGCTGCCAAAATTCTGGGAGGAGGAGGGAGCCCGGCAAAAGCAGGAGGTGCGGCTTTACGACCACGTCGGGGAGATCGAGTGGAGGCATTTGAACGTCTTTGAGCATCGCTGCGTGCTGCGCTGCCGGGTGCCGCGCGGGCAGCGGCGCGACGGGAGCGTTTACCGGGTGCAACCGCCCTGGCAGGGGCTGTGCAAGCACTTCACGAAGGCGTTCGAGGCGATGGCGCTGCTGTTGTTGCGCGAGATGCCGGTGGCCGCGACGGCGCGGCGGCTTGGCGAGCATGACACGAGGCTGTGGCGGCTGCTGCACGCGCACGTGGCGGCGACATACCCGAAGCTCGATTTCAGCGGGGTGACCTGCGTGGGCTGCGACGAGCTGAGCGCGCGCAAGGGGCGGCGCTACGTGAGCGTGTTTTGCGACCTGATAGGCCGGCGGGTGCTCTTTGCGTGCGCCGGGCGGGATGCGGGAGCGTGGGAGAAGTTCGTGCGGTCGCTCGGCGAGCACAACGGGCACCACCGGGCGATCACACGGGTGTCCATCGACATGTGCCCGGCCTACATGAAGGGAATCGCGCAAAACATCGGCACGCAGGCGCAGGTGATTTTCGACAAGTTCCACGTGATCGCAAAGGCCAACGGGGCGGTGGACGAGGCGAGGCGGGAGGAGCAGAAGCTTTGCGACGAGCGGCAGCGCGAGTTGCTCAAGGACGCGCGCTGGGTGCTGCTGAAGAACGAGGACAACCTAAGCGCCAGACAGAAACGGCAGTATCAGGGGCTGCTGAAAAGCACGCTGGGGACGCTGAAGGCCTACCAGATGCGCATCGCGCTGCAAAAGATCTACCAACTGGCCTGCGCGGCGAGGGCGCGGCGCAAACTGCGAGCGTGGTGCCGGTGGGTGCGCTGGAGCGCGGGCAAATATCATCCGCCGATCCTGGCCGACATGGTGAAGTGCGCCGGGATGGTGGAGAGGCACCTGGAGGGCATCCTTGCGCATTGGGAGGGGCACATCACGAACGCCTTCATGGAAGGGCTCAACAGCGTGTTCAGCGCGGTGAAGCGCAAGGCGCGCGGTTTCCGCTCGGTGGACAACCTTGTCGTCATGCTCTACTTTCACGCGGCCAACCTTTCCAACCCCACTTCCCACTGA
- a CDS encoding effector-associated domain EAD1-containing protein, translating into MIGFLTKWILGLSSPSPDASWRVLEELAVELYSSGPDHDELWTRAGGLAADLQKNGTGRARWHDALALIQRGKDPRPGRLLDEMSRDFPNNEHLRRLKSAGLFHAGHR; encoded by the coding sequence ATGATCGGTTTCCTGACTAAATGGATCTTGGGACTTTCATCGCCTTCCCCGGACGCCTCTTGGCGAGTTCTCGAGGAATTGGCGGTGGAGCTTTACTCAAGCGGACCTGACCACGATGAACTTTGGACTCGGGCCGGTGGGTTGGCGGCCGACCTTCAGAAAAACGGCACCGGACGAGCCCGCTGGCACGATGCGCTAGCGCTGATCCAACGCGGCAAAGACCCGAGACCCGGTAGACTGCTAGACGAAATGTCGCGGGATTTTCCCAACAACGAACACCTCCGCCGGTTGAAGAGCGCCGGTCTTTTTCACGCTGGACATAGGTAG